CGCCGCCTGCCCGTTGGCAACACCAAGCTTTTTTGCCCGTTCCTCATTGCCCTGTTCAATTGAACGGTTACGCTCCTGCTCGGCCTGCTGGACAGAGTTGAACGCCGCCGCCACATCCTGCGGCGGAACAGCCCTGGTAAGAGAAACGCGCTTGACCCGTACACCCATGTTATATTTGTTGAGCGTTGCCTGGATAATCGACAGAACATCGGCGGAAACAGCCTCGCGCTGATCACGGTAGACATCGTCCACCGGCCGCCGGCCGACAACTTCACGCATAGCGCTTTCAGCAACTTGCTGGATTGTCATTCTGGGGTCGCTGACATTGAAAAGATAGGCATTCGGGTCAACAATATCATAATAGACGGAAAAGCCGACATTGACGATATTCTGATCACCGGAAAGCATCAGGCCATAGGGCTCCTGTGCGCCGATTGTCACAATCTGCTCGGTCAGGGGCAATTTGTAATAGATTTCCACCGGCCAGAGACGGAAATGCAGCCCATCGCTCACAATGCCTTCCTGCGGCACACCAAAGCGCAACACAACCGCCTGCTCATTCTGCTGCACCGTATAAAAACACTGGAACAGCCAGAAAGCGGCAACAAATAAACCGACAAGCAGAAAAATACCGCCATTGCCGAACTGTTTCAGCTGTTGCCGGCCTTTGCGGAAAAGGTCATCCATATCCGGCGGCGTTGAACGGCCGCCGCCGGCAGGTCTGTGCGGACGCTGCCTGTTCTCTTCATTTCTGCCGCCGACAGGGCGCGGGCCGTTTTCCGAACCGCCGCCCCACGGGCCTTTGCCGCCATTTTGATTGCTCCAGGGCATAACCACCTCATTTTTGCTTGGGTCTCAAGCCGGTTTCTTCCAGTCGTTTATAAGGGCAGGTTCCGCCGCTTGCAATGCGCAAGCAGTGTTTTTTCAGCACTTTGACTTGAATATCTGCCGGTCTGAACGGTTTTTCAGCCCCGCATATGGCTGTTACGCTCATAAACGACGAATCGTGTCGGATATTCATCCTTTTCGCCCGCGGGCAGCATCTCGCTGAAAACTGCCTGCCAGTCACCCGGCACAAAAGGCGGGAAATATGTGTCCCCCTCAAGATGTGTCAAAATTTCCGTCAGGTACATTTTATCGGCATAAGGCAGCGCTTGCCGGAAAATCTCACTGCCGCCAATGACAAATATTTCGTCAAGGCCAGCCTTTTGCGCGGCATTCACCGCCAATTGCCGCGCCTCATCCAGTGTATGAACAAGACTTGCCCCTTCTGCCCTGAAAGCAGGATCACGGGTGATAACAATATTCAGCCGGTGGGCCAAAGGCCGTCCCAGACTGCCCCATGTCTTGCGTCCCATAATCACCGGCTTGCCTAAAGTCAACGCCTTGAAACGCTTCAAATCACTGGAAAGCCGCCAGGGCATGGCATTATTGCGGCCAATCACACCGTTTTCCGTCATTGCTGCAATCAGGCTCAGCTTCACCCTCATACAGCCACCGGCGCCTTGATATGCGGCGCCGCCTCATAATTGTGTAATGAAAAATCCTCAAAGCGGAAGGCAAAAAGGTCATGCACATCAGGATCAAGCTGCATGGCGGGAAGTGCCAGGGGCGTGCGGGAAAGCTGTATTT
This is a stretch of genomic DNA from Candidatus Tokpelaia hoelldoblerii. It encodes these proteins:
- the folA gene encoding Dihydrofolate reductase (bhsal12700), whose translation is MRVKLSLIAAMTENGVIGRNNAMPWRLSSDLKRFKALTLGKPVIMGRKTWGSLGRPLAHRLNIVITRDPAFRAEGASLVHTLDEARQLAVNAAQKAGLDEIFVIGGSEIFRQALPYADKMYLTEILTHLEGDTYFPPFVPGDWQAVFSEMLPAGEKDEYPTRFVVYERNSHMRG
- the hflK gene encoding FtsH protease activity modulator HflK (bhsal12690), translating into MPWSNQNGGKGPWGGGSENGPRPVGGRNEENRQRPHRPAGGGRSTPPDMDDLFRKGRQQLKQFGNGGIFLLVGLFVAAFWLFQCFYTVQQNEQAVVLRFGVPQEGIVSDGLHFRLWPVEIYYKLPLTEQIVTIGAQEPYGLMLSGDQNIVNVGFSVYYDIVDPNAYLFNVSDPRMTIQQVAESAMREVVGRRPVDDVYRDQREAVSADVLSIIQATLNKYNMGVRVKRVSLTRAVPPQDVAAAFNSVQQAEQERNRSIEQGNEERAKKLGVANGQAARLHEAAAAYKGRVVEEARGEARQFERMAQEAANAPQATRFRLYMEAVEHLLSGSGKLVLDKAGSGAVPYLPLNELMGAKPASPSTPATAKRK